A part of Mustela erminea isolate mMusErm1 chromosome 9, mMusErm1.Pri, whole genome shotgun sequence genomic DNA contains:
- the PHLDB1 gene encoding pleckstrin homology-like domain family B member 1 isoform X2 — MRRLGRGSGWPHRPQEPWSPRTMDALNRNQGGPGCKTQAMVKKGPLDLIETGKGLKVQTDKPHLVSLGSGRLSTAITLLPLEEGKTVIGSAARDISLQGPGLAPEHCYIENVRGTLTLHPCGNVCSIDGLPVRQPTRLTQGCMLCLGQSTFLRFNHPAEAKWMKSMIPAGGRAPGPPYSPGSAESESLVNGNHATQPATRGPSACASHSSLVSSIEKDLQEIMDSLVLEEPGAAGKKPAATSPLSPMANGGRYLLSPPTSPGAMSVGSSYENTSPAFSPLSSPASSGSCASHSPSGQEPAPSMPPLVPARSSSYHLALQPPQSRPSGARASESPRLGRKGGHERPPSPGLRGLLTDSPAATVLAEARRATESPRLGGQLPVVAISLSEYPASGARSQPTSIPGSPKFQPPVPAPRNKIGTLQDRPPSPFRELPGTERVLTTSPSRQLVGRTFSDGSATRTLQPPESPRLGRRGLDSMRELPPLSPSLSRRVLSPMPTRTAPDPKLPREVADSPRPRRWAAHGASPEDFSLTLGARGRRTRSPSPTLGESLAPRKGSFSGRLSPAYSLGSLTGASPRQSPRAQRKLSSGDLRVPVTRERKNSITEISDNEDDLLEYHRRQRQERLWEQEMERLERQRLETILNLCAEYSRADGGPEAGELPSIGEATAALALAGRRPSRGLSGATGRNAEEPGGATQRLWECVERSDEENLKEECSSTESTQQEHEDAPGTKLQGEVLALEEERAQVLGRVEQLKVRVKELEQQLQESAREAEMERALLQGEREAERALLQKEQKAMDQLQEKLVTLETGIQKERDKERAELAAGRRHLEARQALYAELQTQVDNCPESVREQLQEQLRREAEALETETKLFEDLEFQQLERESRVEEERELAGQGLLRSQAELLRSITKRKERLAVLDNQAGQIRAQAVQESERLAREKNASLQLLQKEKERLTVLEGRYHSLTGGRPFPKTTSTLKEAELLISKAPEMGPGPATLVPFPGSSEPAASSVPLTPPASIQLCPRAQEYVTLEQLKAMWGSSPVPTAPAPGLPFWASASRDLVPATCLPPVLPSSSSAPLTPSPKMEELLPPAVDLEQWYQELMAGLGTGPAAASPRSSPPPLPAKASRQLQVYRSKMDGEATSPLPRTRSGPLPSSSGSSSSSSQLSVATLGRSPSPKSALLAQNGTGSLPRNLAATLQDIETKRQLALQQKGQQVIEEQRRRLAELKQKAAAEAQCQWDALHGAAPFPPGPSGFPPLMHHSILHHLPAGRERGEDGEHAYDTLSLESSDSMETSISTGGNSACSPDNMSSASGLDVAKIEEMEKMLKEAHAEKSRLMESREREMELRRQALEEERRRREQVERRLQSESARRQQLVEKEVKMREKQFSQARPLTRYLPIRKEDFDLKTHIESSGHGVDTCLHVVLSSKVCRGYLVKMGGKIKSWKKRWFVFDRLKRTLSYYVDKHETKLKGVIYFQAIEEVYYDHLRSAAKSPNPALTFCVKTHDRLYYMVAPSAEAMRIWMDVIVTGAEGYTQFMN; from the exons GCTGTATGTTGTGCCTGGGCCAGTCCACCTTCCTCCGCTTTAACCACCCAGCCGAAGCCAAGTGGATGAAGAGCATGATTCCGGCAGGGGGCCGGGCCCCAGGGCCCCCCTACAGTCCTGGCTCAG CAGAGTCCGAAAGCCTGGTGAATGGGAACCACGCCACACAGCCTGCAACCCGGGGACCCTCCGCCTGTGCCAGCCACAGTTCGCTGGTGAGCTCTATTGAGAAGGACCTGCAAGAGATCATGGATTCACTGGTGCTAGAGGAGCCTGGAGCTGCTGGCAAGAAGCCTGCCGCGACTTCCCCGCTGTCGCCCATGGCTAATGGTGGGCGCTACTTGCTGTCCCCCCCAACCAGCCCTGGTGCCATGTCTGTGGGCTCCAGCTATGAGAACACCTCTCCAGCCTTCTCTCCACTCTCCTCACCGGCCAGCAGTGGAAGCTGCGCCAGCCACTCACCCAGCGGGCAGGAGCCTGCACCTTCCATGCCCCCGCTGGTTCCCGCCCGTTCCTCCAGCTACCATCTGGCCCTGCAGCCCCCACAGTCCCGGCCGAGTGGTGCCCGCGCCTCTGAGAGCCCCCGGTTGGGCAGGAAGGGGGGTCATGAGAGGCCTCCGAGTCCTGGCCTCCGAGGTCTGCTGACAGACAGCCCTGCAGCAACTGTCTTGGCAGAGGCCCGCAGAGCCACCGAGAGCCCCCGGCTGGGAGGACAGCTGCCTGTGGTGGCCATCAGCCTGAGTGAGTACCCAGCTTCCGGTGCCCGAAGCCAACCCACCAGCATTCCTGGAAGCCCCAAGTTCCAGCCTCCAGTCCCTGCTCCCCGAAACAAGATTGGCACACTCCAGGACCGCCCTCCCAGCCCTTTCCGTGAGCTGCCGGGCACCGAGCGGGTGTTGACGACCAGCCCCTCGCGCCAGCTGGTGGGCCGAACCTTTTCCGACGGGTCAGCCACCCGCACCCTGCAGCCTCCCGAGAGTCCCCGCCTGGGCCGGCGCGGCCTAGACAGTATGCGAGAGCTCCCTCCGCTGAGCCCCTCTCTGTCCCGACGGGTACTCTCCCCCATGCCCACCAGGACGGCTCCAGATCCCAAGCTCCCCCGAGAAGTAGCAGACAGCCCCCGGCCCCGGCGCTGGGCCGCCCACGGGGCCTCGCCGGAGGACTTCTCACTGACCCTGGGGGCTCGGGGCCGGAGGACACGGAGCCCCTCACCCACGCTTGGGGAGTCCCTGGCACCCCGCAAGGGCAGCTTCAGCGGCAGGCTGAGCCCAGCCTACAGTCTGGGCTCTCTGACAGGGGCTTCGCCCCGCCAGAGCCCCCGCGCCCAGAGGAAGCTGTCCAGTGGGGACTTGCGGGTGCCTGTCACTCGGGAGCGGAAAAATAGCATCACAGAGATCAGTGACAATGAGGACGACCTCCTGGAGTACCACCGGCGCCAGCGCCAAGAACGGCTCTGGGAGCAGGAGATGGAGAGGCTG GAACGCCAGCGCCTGGAGACCATCCTGAACCTGTGTGCTGAGTACAGCCGGGCCGACGGGGGGCCTGAGGCTGGGGAGCTGCCCAGCATTGGGGAAGCCACTGCAGCGTTGGCGCTGGCAGGCCGGAGGCCCTCCCGAGGCCTTTCAGGGGCCACTGGGAGGAACGCCGAGGAGCCTGGAGGGGCCACCCAGCGCCTGTGGGAGTGCGTGGAGCGCTCAGATGAGGAGAACCTCAAGGAGGAGTGTAGCAGCACGGAGAGCACCCAGCAGGAG CATGAAGATGCCCCTGGCACGAAGCTCCAAGGAGAGGTGCTGGCCCTGGAAGAGGAGCGGGCCCAGGTGCTGGGGCGTGTGGAGCAGCTCAAGGTCCGCGTGAAGGAGCTGGAGCAGCAGCTGCAGGAGTCGGCCCGAGAG GCCGAAATGGAGCGAGCACtgctgcagggggagagggaggctgagCGAGCGCTGCTGCAGAAGGAGCAGAAAGCAATGGACCAGTTGCAGGAGAAGTTGGTGACATTGGAGACCGGCatccagaaggagagggacaag GAGAGGGCGGAGCTGGCCGCGGGACGGAGGCACCTGGAGGCCCGCCAGGCGCTCTACGCCGAGCTCCAGACGCAGGTCGATAACTGCCCCGAGTCAGTGCGGGAACAGTTACAGGAGCAGCTGAGAAGG GAGGCCGAGGCCCTGGAGACGGAGACAAAGCTGTTCGAGGACTTGGAGTTCCAGCAGCTAGAGCGGGAGAGCCGAGTGGAGGAGGAGCGGGAGCTGGCGGGCCAGGGGCTGCTCAGGAGCCAGGCCGAGCTCCTCCGCAGCATCACCAAGAGGAAG GAGCGTCTGGCAGTCCTGGACAACCAGGCGGGCCAGATCCGGGCCCAGGCCGTGCAGGAGTCCGAGCGCCTGGCGCGGGAAAAGAACGCCTCCCTGCAGCTGCTGCAGAAG GAGAAGGAAAGACTGACTGTGTTGGAGGGGAGATACCACTCGCTCACAGGAGGCAGGCCCTTCCCGAAGACCACGTCCACTCTCAAAGAG GCTGAACTGCTCATCTCCAAGGCCCCAGAGATGGGGCCTGGGCCTGCGACTCTGGTCCCTTTCCCAGGGTCTTCAGAGCCCGCGGCCTCCTCTGTTCCCCTAACCCCACCTGCTTCCATTCAGCTCTGCCCCAGAGCACAAGAG TACGTGACGCTTGAGCAGCTAAAGGCGATGTGGGGCTCCTCACCCGTGCCCACAGCCCCTGCGCCAGGCCTGCCTTTCTGGGCCTCTGCCTCCCGGGACCTGGTTCCCGCCACCTGCCTTCCTCCCGtgctgccctcttcctcctccgctCCTCTCACGCCTTCACCCAAG ATGGAGGAGCTGCTGCCCCCTGCTGTAGACTTAGAGCAGTGGTACCAGGAGCTGATGGCCGGGCTGGGGACCGGCCCCGCTGCAGCCTCCCCGCGCTCCTCTCCCCCGCCTCTGCCCGCCAAAGCTTCCCGGCAGCTGCAG GTTTACCGCTCTAAGATGGATGGTGAGGCCACCAGCCCCTTGCCCCGGACCCGCAGTggccccctcccctcttcctctggctcttcttcctcttcctcccagctCAGCGTGGCTACCCTGGGCCGGAGCCCCTCTCCAAAG AGTGCTCTACTCGCCCAGAACGGGACAGGCAGCCTTCCTCGCAACCTGGCGGCCACGCTGCAGGACATCGAGACCAAGCGCCAGCTTGCCCTGCAGCAGAAGG GACAGCAGGTGATTGAGGAGCAGCGGCGGCGCCTGGCGGAGCTGAAGCAGAAGGCGGCGGCCGAGGCCCAGTGCCAGTGGGATGCCTTGCACGGGGCGGCCCCCTTCCCGCCGGGCCCCTCCGGCTTCCCCCCCCTCATGCACCACTCCATCCTGCACCACCTGCCGGCCGGCCGGGAGCGCGGGGAGGACGGTGAGCACGCCTATGACACGCTGAGCCTGGAGAGCTCGGACAGCATGGAGACCAGCATCTCCACCGGCGGCAACTCGGCCTGCTCGCCCGACAACATGTCCAG cgcCAGCGGCCTGGACGTGGCCAAGATcgaggagatggagaagatgcTGAAGGAGGCGCACGCCGAGAAGAGCCGGCTCATGGAGTCCAGG GAGCGGGAGATGGAGCTCCGGAGGCAGGCCCTCGAGGAGGAGCGGAGGCGGCGTGAGCAGGTGGAACGGAGGCTGCAGAGCGAGAGCGCCAGGAGGCAGCAGCTGGTGGAGAAGGAGGTCAAGATGCGGGAGAAACAGTTTTCCCAG GCACGACCCCTGACCCGCTACCTGCCGATCCGGAAGGAGGACTTTGACCTGAAGACCCACATCGAGTCCTCGGGCCACGGCGTGGACACCTGTCTGCACGTGGTGCTCAGCAGCAAG GTCTGCCGCGGCTACTTGGTCAAGATGGGCGGCAAGATTAAATCGTGGAAGAAGCGCTGGTTTGTCTTCGACCGGCTCAAGCGCACCCTTTCCTATTACGTGG ACAAGCACGAGACGAAGCTGAAGGGGGTCATCTACTTCCAGGCCATTGAGGAAGTGTACTATGACCACCTGCGCAGTGCAGCCAAG AGCCCGAACCCGGCCCTCACCTTCTGTGTGAAGACCCACGACCGGCTCTACTACATGGTGGCACCGTCAGCGGAGGCCATGCGCATCTGGATGGATGTCATCGTCACCGGAGCCGAGGGCTACACACAGTTCATGAACTGA
- the PHLDB1 gene encoding pleckstrin homology-like domain family B member 1 isoform X7: MRRLGRGSGWPHRPQEPWSPRTMDALNRNQGGPGCKTQAMVKKGPLDLIETGKGLKVQTDKPHLVSLGSGRLSTAITLLPLEEGKTVIGSAARDISLQGPGLAPEHCYIENVRGTLTLHPCGNVCSIDGLPVRQPTRLTQGCMLCLGQSTFLRFNHPAEAKWMKSMIPAGGRAPGPPYSPGSAESESLVNGNHATQPATRGPSACASHSSLVSSIEKDLQEIMDSLVLEEPGAAGKKPAATSPLSPMANGGRYLLSPPTSPGAMSVGSSYENTSPAFSPLSSPASSGSCASHSPSGQEPAPSMPPLVPARSSSYHLALQPPQSRPSGARASESPRLGRKGGHERPPSPGLRGLLTDSPAATVLAEARRATESPRLGGQLPVVAISLSEYPASGARSQPTSIPGSPKFQPPVPAPRNKIGTLQDRPPSPFRELPGTERVLTTSPSRQLVGRTFSDGSATRTLQPPESPRLGRRGLDSMRELPPLSPSLSRRVLSPMPTRTAPDPKLPREVADSPRPRRWAAHGASPEDFSLTLGARGRRTRSPSPTLGESLAPRKGSFSGRLSPAYSLGSLTGASPRQSPRAQRKLSSGDLRVPVTRERKNSITEISDNEDDLLEYHRRQRQERLWEQEMERLERQRLETILNLCAEYSRADGGPEAGELPSIGEATAALALAGRRPSRGLSGATGRNAEEPGGATQRLWECVERSDEENLKEECSSTESTQQEHEDAPGTKLQGEVLALEEERAQVLGRVEQLKVRVKELEQQLQESAREAEMERALLQGEREAERALLQKEQKAMDQLQEKLVTLETGIQKERDKERAELAAGRRHLEARQALYAELQTQVDNCPESVREQLQEQLRREAEALETETKLFEDLEFQQLERESRVEEERELAGQGLLRSQAELLRSITKRKERLAVLDNQAGQIRAQAVQESERLAREKNASLQLLQKEKERLTVLEGRYHSLTGGRPFPKTTSTLKEAELLISKAPEMGPGPATLVPFPGSSEPAASSVPLTPPASIQLCPRAQEYVTLEQLKAMWGSSPVPTAPAPGLPFWASASRDLVPATCLPPVLPSSSSAPLTPSPKMEELLPPAVDLEQWYQELMAGLGTGPAAASPRSSPPPLPAKASRQLQVYRSKMDGEATSPLPRTRSGPLPSSSGSSSSSSQLSVATLGRSPSPKSALLAQNGTGSLPRNLAATLQDIETKRQLALQQKGESLPAEPPPADSPAGQQVIEEQRRRLAELKQKAAAEAQCQWDALHGAAPFPPGPSGFPPLMHHSILHHLPAGRERGEDGEHAYDTLSLESSDSMETSISTGGNSACSPDNMSSASGLDVAKIEEMEKMLKEAHAEKSRLMESREREMELRRQALEEERRRREQVERRLQSESARRQQLVEKEVKMREKQFSQARPLTRYLPIRKEDFDLKTHIESSGHGVDTCLHVVLSSKVCRGYLVKMGGKIKSWKKRWFVFDRLKRTLSYYVDKHETKLKGVIYFQAIEEVYYDHLRSAAKSPNPALTFCVKTHDRLYYMVAPSAEAMRIWMDVIVTGAEGYTQFMN; the protein is encoded by the exons GCTGTATGTTGTGCCTGGGCCAGTCCACCTTCCTCCGCTTTAACCACCCAGCCGAAGCCAAGTGGATGAAGAGCATGATTCCGGCAGGGGGCCGGGCCCCAGGGCCCCCCTACAGTCCTGGCTCAG CAGAGTCCGAAAGCCTGGTGAATGGGAACCACGCCACACAGCCTGCAACCCGGGGACCCTCCGCCTGTGCCAGCCACAGTTCGCTGGTGAGCTCTATTGAGAAGGACCTGCAAGAGATCATGGATTCACTGGTGCTAGAGGAGCCTGGAGCTGCTGGCAAGAAGCCTGCCGCGACTTCCCCGCTGTCGCCCATGGCTAATGGTGGGCGCTACTTGCTGTCCCCCCCAACCAGCCCTGGTGCCATGTCTGTGGGCTCCAGCTATGAGAACACCTCTCCAGCCTTCTCTCCACTCTCCTCACCGGCCAGCAGTGGAAGCTGCGCCAGCCACTCACCCAGCGGGCAGGAGCCTGCACCTTCCATGCCCCCGCTGGTTCCCGCCCGTTCCTCCAGCTACCATCTGGCCCTGCAGCCCCCACAGTCCCGGCCGAGTGGTGCCCGCGCCTCTGAGAGCCCCCGGTTGGGCAGGAAGGGGGGTCATGAGAGGCCTCCGAGTCCTGGCCTCCGAGGTCTGCTGACAGACAGCCCTGCAGCAACTGTCTTGGCAGAGGCCCGCAGAGCCACCGAGAGCCCCCGGCTGGGAGGACAGCTGCCTGTGGTGGCCATCAGCCTGAGTGAGTACCCAGCTTCCGGTGCCCGAAGCCAACCCACCAGCATTCCTGGAAGCCCCAAGTTCCAGCCTCCAGTCCCTGCTCCCCGAAACAAGATTGGCACACTCCAGGACCGCCCTCCCAGCCCTTTCCGTGAGCTGCCGGGCACCGAGCGGGTGTTGACGACCAGCCCCTCGCGCCAGCTGGTGGGCCGAACCTTTTCCGACGGGTCAGCCACCCGCACCCTGCAGCCTCCCGAGAGTCCCCGCCTGGGCCGGCGCGGCCTAGACAGTATGCGAGAGCTCCCTCCGCTGAGCCCCTCTCTGTCCCGACGGGTACTCTCCCCCATGCCCACCAGGACGGCTCCAGATCCCAAGCTCCCCCGAGAAGTAGCAGACAGCCCCCGGCCCCGGCGCTGGGCCGCCCACGGGGCCTCGCCGGAGGACTTCTCACTGACCCTGGGGGCTCGGGGCCGGAGGACACGGAGCCCCTCACCCACGCTTGGGGAGTCCCTGGCACCCCGCAAGGGCAGCTTCAGCGGCAGGCTGAGCCCAGCCTACAGTCTGGGCTCTCTGACAGGGGCTTCGCCCCGCCAGAGCCCCCGCGCCCAGAGGAAGCTGTCCAGTGGGGACTTGCGGGTGCCTGTCACTCGGGAGCGGAAAAATAGCATCACAGAGATCAGTGACAATGAGGACGACCTCCTGGAGTACCACCGGCGCCAGCGCCAAGAACGGCTCTGGGAGCAGGAGATGGAGAGGCTG GAACGCCAGCGCCTGGAGACCATCCTGAACCTGTGTGCTGAGTACAGCCGGGCCGACGGGGGGCCTGAGGCTGGGGAGCTGCCCAGCATTGGGGAAGCCACTGCAGCGTTGGCGCTGGCAGGCCGGAGGCCCTCCCGAGGCCTTTCAGGGGCCACTGGGAGGAACGCCGAGGAGCCTGGAGGGGCCACCCAGCGCCTGTGGGAGTGCGTGGAGCGCTCAGATGAGGAGAACCTCAAGGAGGAGTGTAGCAGCACGGAGAGCACCCAGCAGGAG CATGAAGATGCCCCTGGCACGAAGCTCCAAGGAGAGGTGCTGGCCCTGGAAGAGGAGCGGGCCCAGGTGCTGGGGCGTGTGGAGCAGCTCAAGGTCCGCGTGAAGGAGCTGGAGCAGCAGCTGCAGGAGTCGGCCCGAGAG GCCGAAATGGAGCGAGCACtgctgcagggggagagggaggctgagCGAGCGCTGCTGCAGAAGGAGCAGAAAGCAATGGACCAGTTGCAGGAGAAGTTGGTGACATTGGAGACCGGCatccagaaggagagggacaag GAGAGGGCGGAGCTGGCCGCGGGACGGAGGCACCTGGAGGCCCGCCAGGCGCTCTACGCCGAGCTCCAGACGCAGGTCGATAACTGCCCCGAGTCAGTGCGGGAACAGTTACAGGAGCAGCTGAGAAGG GAGGCCGAGGCCCTGGAGACGGAGACAAAGCTGTTCGAGGACTTGGAGTTCCAGCAGCTAGAGCGGGAGAGCCGAGTGGAGGAGGAGCGGGAGCTGGCGGGCCAGGGGCTGCTCAGGAGCCAGGCCGAGCTCCTCCGCAGCATCACCAAGAGGAAG GAGCGTCTGGCAGTCCTGGACAACCAGGCGGGCCAGATCCGGGCCCAGGCCGTGCAGGAGTCCGAGCGCCTGGCGCGGGAAAAGAACGCCTCCCTGCAGCTGCTGCAGAAG GAGAAGGAAAGACTGACTGTGTTGGAGGGGAGATACCACTCGCTCACAGGAGGCAGGCCCTTCCCGAAGACCACGTCCACTCTCAAAGAG GCTGAACTGCTCATCTCCAAGGCCCCAGAGATGGGGCCTGGGCCTGCGACTCTGGTCCCTTTCCCAGGGTCTTCAGAGCCCGCGGCCTCCTCTGTTCCCCTAACCCCACCTGCTTCCATTCAGCTCTGCCCCAGAGCACAAGAG TACGTGACGCTTGAGCAGCTAAAGGCGATGTGGGGCTCCTCACCCGTGCCCACAGCCCCTGCGCCAGGCCTGCCTTTCTGGGCCTCTGCCTCCCGGGACCTGGTTCCCGCCACCTGCCTTCCTCCCGtgctgccctcttcctcctccgctCCTCTCACGCCTTCACCCAAG ATGGAGGAGCTGCTGCCCCCTGCTGTAGACTTAGAGCAGTGGTACCAGGAGCTGATGGCCGGGCTGGGGACCGGCCCCGCTGCAGCCTCCCCGCGCTCCTCTCCCCCGCCTCTGCCCGCCAAAGCTTCCCGGCAGCTGCAG GTTTACCGCTCTAAGATGGATGGTGAGGCCACCAGCCCCTTGCCCCGGACCCGCAGTggccccctcccctcttcctctggctcttcttcctcttcctcccagctCAGCGTGGCTACCCTGGGCCGGAGCCCCTCTCCAAAG AGTGCTCTACTCGCCCAGAACGGGACAGGCAGCCTTCCTCGCAACCTGGCGGCCACGCTGCAGGACATCGAGACCAAGCGCCAGCTTGCCCTGCAGCAGAAGG GCGAGTCGCTTCCTGCCGAGCCCCCCCCAGCCGACAGCCCAGCAG GACAGCAGGTGATTGAGGAGCAGCGGCGGCGCCTGGCGGAGCTGAAGCAGAAGGCGGCGGCCGAGGCCCAGTGCCAGTGGGATGCCTTGCACGGGGCGGCCCCCTTCCCGCCGGGCCCCTCCGGCTTCCCCCCCCTCATGCACCACTCCATCCTGCACCACCTGCCGGCCGGCCGGGAGCGCGGGGAGGACGGTGAGCACGCCTATGACACGCTGAGCCTGGAGAGCTCGGACAGCATGGAGACCAGCATCTCCACCGGCGGCAACTCGGCCTGCTCGCCCGACAACATGTCCAG cgcCAGCGGCCTGGACGTGGCCAAGATcgaggagatggagaagatgcTGAAGGAGGCGCACGCCGAGAAGAGCCGGCTCATGGAGTCCAGG GAGCGGGAGATGGAGCTCCGGAGGCAGGCCCTCGAGGAGGAGCGGAGGCGGCGTGAGCAGGTGGAACGGAGGCTGCAGAGCGAGAGCGCCAGGAGGCAGCAGCTGGTGGAGAAGGAGGTCAAGATGCGGGAGAAACAGTTTTCCCAG GCACGACCCCTGACCCGCTACCTGCCGATCCGGAAGGAGGACTTTGACCTGAAGACCCACATCGAGTCCTCGGGCCACGGCGTGGACACCTGTCTGCACGTGGTGCTCAGCAGCAAG GTCTGCCGCGGCTACTTGGTCAAGATGGGCGGCAAGATTAAATCGTGGAAGAAGCGCTGGTTTGTCTTCGACCGGCTCAAGCGCACCCTTTCCTATTACGTGG ACAAGCACGAGACGAAGCTGAAGGGGGTCATCTACTTCCAGGCCATTGAGGAAGTGTACTATGACCACCTGCGCAGTGCAGCCAAG AGCCCGAACCCGGCCCTCACCTTCTGTGTGAAGACCCACGACCGGCTCTACTACATGGTGGCACCGTCAGCGGAGGCCATGCGCATCTGGATGGATGTCATCGTCACCGGAGCCGAGGGCTACACACAGTTCATGAACTGA